The Mastacembelus armatus chromosome 13, fMasArm1.2, whole genome shotgun sequence DNA segment TACCTATATAGATGAATAATACTGATCTCAAAACTGGTCCTATGCAAAATATACATTAAAAGCCAAAATGtaacatcatctgcaaacaaGTGTTACCAACGGCTGACACATTGTATGCACTCAAAATTCATGGTGAGTCAAATGTTTGCAGACATGGGAGAAACTAGTCCTTTTGCCAAGTTTAATTTGCACCACACACTGTCACCAAAACAGAACCATAAGCCACATCTGTTGAGATGTGTActaaacaaaacagctttttaatCTTTCTGGCAataaattcttttattttgctttgatcCTGTTCTATGTTAGTAGTATattgctttctttgtttcttccattcattcattcatccatccatccatccatccatccgccCACCCTCCTGAATAAACCCAGGCTCAACCTATGAAACTATTAAGCTGCACAAAGATGGTGGGGTGGTGCAAGCTGAGCGGTGGGCAGACAGTGACAATGTGGCCAGTAATTCTGCGAAGATTGCATCTTGTAGCTGGGTGATACATGTGACTGCAGCTCATACTGGCCATGGTGCATACTGatagtgtgcgtgtgtgtacagtatgcacGTTTGCATCTGATCAATTTGAGGTCAGCCTCCAAGCCTTCTATAAGAAACAGAGAACACACCTGACTACAGAAGATTAAGAACAGAGCTGCTCTCAGTCTCTGAGAAGTCCTACAAGAATGAGAGAGGGAGTGGCCATATGAACACACCACTATAGACAATTTATTCACCAACTACTAACCAGATTTTGTCTTTAACTGTGGGTAACATGCACAAAGATTCCTATCTATGGTAAGAATGTTGGtaatgctttgttttatgtaatgattatttatttccaaataatctctaaaaagttttttttttttttggaaagagCCATATAATTTGGTACCGATTACATTTGAAGTAGAGTGAACAGCTGGTACACTTCTACCTATTTCTAAATGCTAAGCACAGACTTGAGgcttttatttcactgaaatcTGTCTCTAAACAAACATACAATTCAgcacaaatgaataaattaataataaaaactgaattgtgAATATATATTGCCAAGAGCAAAAAGAGGAGcaatttctcttctttttttttctctttctggaaGTCAATAATAGTCAACTTAACTAAACTAATTCAAATACCGGTCTTCTTAAccttttctctatttttcttGGAGCTAGCACCAAACCACATGGTTATTTCCAGGAAACTTTCCAGAAATTATTAGAAATcaacagacatttaaaatatagtGTTAAAGAATATCTTCAAATAAAGACCTAGTTTTTAATATGGGATAAAGTCACATGCTGCTTTAATTCAAAGATGGGAATCTTAAAACTCACTGAATTGTATGTACAGTTTGCTGAATTATTCAGTTACTGtccctttatttaaaaaaaatacacagggtGGCTACCTTAACATTTTACTGGCTATCTTATTTGCAcaattaaatcaataaaaatgtctttttactcatttaaatatttgaggTATGAGCTATTTTAGCTGATCTATAAGTCTCATCACCAATCACCTGCCATTAGGCCAGGGAggtgtgtaaaataaaattgaattagaGGTGGCAGAGGTTCCACAAAATACTAAACCTCAGATATAGCAGAGCTAATAAAGTTTTAGACATGACTGTAAGAAAGGCACTTAGTATACGTCATTGTGTGTCCCTAGATGTCATGAGACTGTAAAAGCTAGCAGTATTTCACAGACCTGCACTAATACCAGTGGATCTGCTTGCCCACATGCTCTCACCTTGGCAGCCTCCTTGCTGGGCTCGCTATACAGGCTGCGTATCCTCCTGCGCTCCAGAAGCTTGTTGTCAGCAGACTGAGCCTTCACCTGCTCCCCTTTGAAAGTGGCACTGTAGCTGGTCTCCAGACTGGTCTCCTCCACGGGGGGTTTATACTGAGATGGAGCTTTGATGGGCTTCACTGGCTTCACATCCTTGTATGCCTTAAACTCGGTCCTAAGAGCAATTGGGAAAGCAAAGCTAAAGATTTAAGAGCTTGAAtctgacatttaaagaaaataaatcactaaAAAACATACTATACTAATACTGTTAACTTGTCATACTAACAAATTAGCAAGTCTGATAATCAAAATTTCCAAATGTTAAATCACCAATAGACTTCACCATACGCAGCGATCTAAATGTGGTTTGATGCACACTATGATATTGGTGATGAGGGATTTTTATATTGCTCAAGTGATATAACGTCTCACTCTAATTACAGCTCAGTACGAGAAAGTGCAGAGCTCTGCTGGCATTTTATTGCTGAATACTTATCACAGGGTCATATTCACCTACTACTTCCTAGCCAGCAGTTATTTTTAGCCTTGATGTCAAAATTTGATCATTAGATTGACTTTCTAAGCTCAGTAAGACCAGAAAAGTCAgcatgtaatttttttatttttattttattttttacacataTCCACAGAGACAGGAGCTACACTGTTATAGTGATGGTGGATGCATCACTGAATGAGCCTGTTGGGTACAAGCCCAGGGGCCAAAGGGTCAGGATAATTTGCTGGTCTTCTACCTGCAAAATATCACACAAAGCGACACAAACTGACCGAAATGAGACACAAAGAGATGCACAATCCACAcaaaagaaagcagagagaggaaatgacGACAAAGAGACGCAACCATTAAGGGACACAAACAACATGCTTGCATAGtttgtaatctttttttttgtctctttcactcCGTGTGTCTTACACCCATGTATAGGGGGTCTGTTGCATAAACTAAATCTAAGTCAGAACCAGAGGCCACTGAGGAACTTAAAGGTGTtcaaaaagtgtgttttctaaaaattTTCCTGTTTATTCTTGTATAAATTTCTGCCCCTATTTATTAATTTAGCATCCATTAATTATTTAATCTGATTTATTCTTGCTCCACTGCTTGTAAAACACACTGTAAGCCATCTTTAAAAGGCCACACACTGTATTTACTGCTAGGGATCAGAAGTTATTACctagaaagaaaacaactaacTGAAGGCACTGGCTCAATATGTGTTAAATTCACAGCAGAACCGTGACGAAGCCAGCAGGCCTGGCCAGCCCTTGCCAGGATCAGGCCTTCCTGATTCAATTTGGAGGAAGCCTGCACAAAGCACACCATGGGAAGATACACCATTACGTTCAGAACATTTTCCTGGCTGTCCTCATTCATGGGCGTCAGCATTGATTTGGTAGTACTCTCAAAGAGGATACagcaggggggaaaaaaaaaaaaatcaatcaggcAGCCTTCATCTGTGGCAGTTATCAGTTTGCTTTGGAATTCACTGGAGATTGTAACAAGAGCATACAAAAAGCAAATATCCTGTTTTATCACAGGACAGAGCAGCATGATGTATGACATGTTTTCAGAAAGGTGTAACACACATCTTTAGAAAtaagagggttttttttttgttatatggGCACAGTTGAGTTTATTGCTGTGTGATGAGGATGCACTAAGAAAACATGTGTCACCTCACTGTCCTCACACTTACCTGTAGCTGCTGGAAGTCGACATGACCTCCTTGATCTGTCTGTTGAGAGcgtctgcagctgctctgcctctcctctgctctgcgCTCACGTCTGCGGTCACGCGTCCCTCCGCTTTCTCACCTGCTTTTATATCGGCCGACTTTTCCCTCTTCACGCTCTTCTTCTCCTTGGACTCTTTCTCGTGGATTTTCTCTTCAATCTCGCTCTTCTCCACGCCGCTCTCGGCCTCGGCGGCCGCATGCTCCAGCTTACCGCTCCCTGCGCTCCGCTCCGCCGGTACACCGGAGGCGGGGCTGGGTTTGGGGATCCACGGGTGGTCGTGCTTCTTCGGTATAGGCCAGGCTTTGTAATCCTTCTGATATTGAGTTTCGTTATTGAAAGGCGCCGGCGACGGCTGGTACTCGTTCCTGGGTTTGCAGCTAGGCTCGGGGCGCACTCTCCACGCCTTGAAGTCTTGGCGCATGACGGACGCAGCAGAGCCATCTTTGCCCGCTGCGGCACCCGTCGCGGGCGGTGCCTTCGCAGCCTCCTGATCGCCGGCACAGGGCTGGGTTTCTATGGCAATGGCACCGGCGCTCTTCTGTTTCGGCTGCGGGTGATGGGGCAGATGCTGCACCTCGGCCACATCCGAGTATTTGGTGAAGACCAAAGGCACCGCGATGTCCGCTTTGTCCAGCTCGGTCCAAAAGCGGTTGATGCAGCAAGCACGCGTAATGCACGGCCATGccataatgacaaaaacaaaaacaaaaaaagagccTTCTTAAACTGGAAACCAGACGCACAGAAAGCTAAACCAGGAATAAACGCGTAGATTAACGTCCTACTCACGACTCGGCAAGTCTTGCAAGTGCTCGGGCCCTCACCCCAGTCGCTAACCCTCAGTTTTTCGTCCAGTCAGGCTCCAGCTTTATGTAATTGTCTGGTGAGTGTATTTGGCTTGAGCCTTGCATAAACAAGAGCCCAGgcgtctccctctctctctctccacctgcaggttgtttgttcTGAGTGAAGTTTAAACAGACTTTGGGCTGGATGCAAAAGGGAGGATgaggtgagggtgagggtgggggtgggtgcACGTTGCTGCCTGGTTGCGCATCAAGAGACCCCACCCACATTTGTGGATCGCTCGGAGATGCCCCCGGATCTGCTACTGTGTGAACCATCACCTGAGATCGTCACCGTCAAGACTGGCGAGGAGGGCGGAGGCACAGTTAACCCCTGTGCTGCCATGTCACACGAGGCCTTGGTCTGCGGAAGCCCACCGCTGGTGCCATTAGGAGGAAATGGCCGATAATGttgcatgaaataaaaaaaaaaaaaaaaaaaaaaaaaaaaaaaacatttcactgtttaGCTGCAAAACGTACTGCTTCTccctataaataaataaatatatatatatatatatatatatatatatacactctTCAATATTTTAATGCCATTCTTGCTTTAAAAATTAAGCTTGCACCCAAATACTATATAACAAAAGGTCATGCTTTGCCATAGAGTTGACTCAAAGTACCTAATCTGCAAGTCTATACAAAGGATTTTATTAATCAAACTGAAACCTGAttgtatatgtaaaaaaaaattttttttaaatgtaaaaagttaGTTACAGCAAAAAGACAAGCATCTTGCcataaacaacacaacaatcaCACTAACTGACCGACTTATCGGAATCGGCCTTTTCTCGGAGCTAAAGAGCTATTTCACCCAAAATTGTATCAAAACCTTCAACACACTGAACATGTCACACTggaaacatttcattcatttagaaaagaaaaaaaaatcacttctcATCTGTATGTAATCAGAGACATTGCTTATTTTTGTGTATAACTGCTCCCTCTTGTCCAGTTCCTGCCTCAGTCAGTGGAAAGGAATCACTGTGATGCAGCTCAATGGGGCCACCTGCCTCATCATGTGGCCACaagcacagaacaaaacactaACAGGAGACGAGTCGTTGAAGAGCAGGAGAAATCCATCTACGTCATTGGACAaataaatgaaggaaaaaaaaaaagtgtacaaAACTTTCCTTAGGATTTTTACATCATTGCAGAGAAGACTACTCTTaataacacagtcacacagagacTCCTAACTTTAAACATCTACAGATGGTGTTCACAGTTATATATGATTGGAGATTTCATGGTTCTCCAAGAGGTATTGAGTAATTGTATAGACA contains these protein-coding regions:
- the map6b gene encoding microtubule-associated protein 6 homolog — its product is MAWPCITRACCINRFWTELDKADIAVPLVFTKYSDVAEVQHLPHHPQPKQKSAGAIAIETQPCAGDQEAAKAPPATGAAAGKDGSAASVMRQDFKAWRVRPEPSCKPRNEYQPSPAPFNNETQYQKDYKAWPIPKKHDHPWIPKPSPASGVPAERSAGSGKLEHAAAEAESGVEKSEIEEKIHEKESKEKKSVKREKSADIKAGEKAEGRVTADVSAEQRRGRAAADALNRQIKEVMSTSSSYRTEFKAYKDVKPVKPIKAPSQYKPPVEETSLETSYSATFKGEQVKAQSADNKLLERRRIRSLYSEPSKEAAKVDKPVSRTKPKKTPTTTTGKMVKKAKDKQLTSSQSAKKKPSLSTPEPKPEGVVTKKSKEIRNRLAEAQQ